A window of Solanum stenotomum isolate F172 chromosome 3, ASM1918654v1, whole genome shotgun sequence contains these coding sequences:
- the LOC125860739 gene encoding MLO-like protein 6 isoform X1 has product MASTSCITTCDERPLDETPTWAVAMVCFVLVIISLFIEQLIHHLGEWLWKKQKRPLYEALEKIKSELMLLGFISLFLTAVQDPVSKICIPRSVGRSWHPCDINKHLDDQYLDPCRIKGKLQFASKYAIHQLHIFIFVLAVAHVLYCITTLGIGKLRMRTWRAWEDESKTIEYQFYNDPERFRFTRQTSFGRKHLHFWSNSPILLWIVCFFRQFYASVEKVDYLTLRHGFAMAHLAPQQENNFDFQLYINRALEEDFTDVVGISPVLWMFAVLYFLTTTNGWYSYYWLPFIPLIIILLVGTKLQVIITKMGLRIQERGEIVKGTPLVEPGDDLFWFNRPALLLFFIHFVLFQNAYQLAFFAWSWWKFNLPSCFHKNATDIAITLSMGALIQVLCSYVTLPLYALVTQMGSTMKPVIFGDNVASAIRTWHQTAKQRAKNGRPSENVSPVRSRAASPLRGGSFTVQQKHGQLYPPSPNSSRRRSEGNPESSSRQIFDAGSHEQSEIEITLNDFSLENKLN; this is encoded by the exons ATGGCAAGCACGAGCTGTATTACAACGTGTGATGAACGTCCTCTAGACGAGACACCAACATGGGCTGTAGCCATGGTTTGCTTTGTATTAGTTATCATCTCCCTTTTCATTGAACAACTTATTCATCACCTTGGAGAG TGGTTATGGAAGAAACAAAAGAGACCACTATATGAAGCACTTGAGAAGATCAAGTCAG AACTTATGTTATTGGGGTTCATATCATTATTCTTGACGGCTGTACAGGATCCTGTGTCTAAGATATGTATCCCTAGGAGTGTTGGACGCTCTTGGCATCCATGTGACATAAACAAACATCTTGATGACCAATATCTTGATCCATGTAGAATTAAG GGGAAACTCCAATTTGCTTCAAAATATGCAATTCACCAACTCCACATTTTTATCTTTGTGTTAGCAGTTGCACATGTGTTGTATTGTATTACAACTTTGGGAATTGGCAAACTAAGG ATGAGGACATGGAGAGCTTGGGAGGATGAATCTAAAACAATAGAGTACCAATTCTATAACG ATCCGGAGAGATTTAGATTTACAAGACAAACATCATTTGGACGTAAACATTTGCATTTCTGGAGCAACTCTCCAATTCTTCTCTGGATA GTTTGTTTCTTCAGACAGTTCTATGCATCGGTTGAAAAAGTAGACTATCTTACCCTTAGACATGGCTTTGCAATG GCACATTTAGCACCTCAGCAAGAAAATAATTTCGATTTCCAGTTGTATATTAATAGAGCACTTGAAGAAGATTTTACAGACGTCGTGGGAATAAG TCCAGTGTTATGGATGTTTGCAGTTCTCTACTTTCTCACAACTACCAATG GTTGGTATTCATACTATTGGCTGCCATTCATTCCTTTAATT ATTATATTACTGGTGGGCACAAAATTACAAGTAATTATAACAAAAATGGGATTAAGGATTCAAGAAAGAGGAGAGATTGTTAAAGGGACACCATTAGTTGAACCAGGAGATGATCTTTTCTGGTTTAATCGCCCTGCTCTTTTGCTCTTCTTCATTCACTTTGTTCTCTTTCag AATGCATATCAACTTGCTTTCTTTGCTTGGAGCTGG TGGAAATTTAATTTACCATCTTGCTTCCACAAGAATGCAACAGACATAGCCATAACACTTTCCATGGG GGCTCTCATTCAAGTTCTTTGTAGCTACGTGACACTCCCCCTATATGCCTTGGTTACTCAG ATGGGATCAACGATGAAACCAGTTATCTTTGGTGACAACGTGGCATCCGCGATACGGACATGGCATCAGACAGCAAAGCAACGGGCAAAAAACGGGCGTCCATCGGAAAATGTGAGTCCAGTGAGAAGCAGGGCAGCGTCACCATTGCGTGGAGGTTCCTTCACAGTTCAACAAAAACATGGACAATTATATCCTCCATCACCTAATTCTTCGCGGAGGAGGAGTGAAGGTAATCCAGAATCGAGTTCTAGGCAAATCTTTGATGCTGGAAGTCATGAACAATCTGAAATTGAGATTACCTTGAATGATTTCTCACttgaaaacaaattaaattga
- the LOC125860761 gene encoding uncharacterized protein LOC125860761, with protein sequence MRGGRKNLKRAVEEEFFTLQKGQSIMQVLDLRGSNIIQVRDAKGETSLAIFPAKFQKSMWIKTGNFVVVDDSGREEATESGRKVGCVVTQVLYYDQVRVLQKSPEWPEIFKSTAVESSKQDNTQSHNSQMDENEDSSDDDGLPPLEANTNRLNPFQGESETESDSETDS encoded by the exons atgaGAGGGGGAAGGAAGAATTTGAAGAGGGCTGTTGAGGAAGAATTTTTTACTCTTCAAAAAGGGCAAAGTATTATGCAAGTTTTGGACCTTCGAGGTTCAAATATTATTCAA GTAAGAGATGCGAAAGGGGAAACATCATTAGCAATATTTCCAGCTAAATTTCAAAAGAGCATGTGGATAAAAACAG GCAATTTTGTTGTGGTTGATGATAGTGGTAGAGAAGAAGCTACTGAATCAGGTAGAAAAGTGGGGTGTGTTGTTACACAGGTTCTCTACTATGACCAAGTTCGTGTGCTTCAAAAATCACCAGAATG GCCAGAGATCTTCAAATCCACAGCAGTAGAGAGTTCAAAACAGGATAATACGCAATCACACAATTCCCAGATGGATGAAAATGAAGACTCAAGTGATGATGATGGACTCCCTCCATTAGAAGCCAATACAAACAGATTAAATCCTTTTCAAGGAGAGTCAGAAACTGAGTCTGATTCAGAAACTGATTCCTGA
- the LOC125860739 gene encoding MLO-like protein 6 isoform X2, protein MKHLRRSSQDPVSKICIPRSVGRSWHPCDINKHLDDQYLDPCRIKGKLQFASKYAIHQLHIFIFVLAVAHVLYCITTLGIGKLRMRTWRAWEDESKTIEYQFYNDPERFRFTRQTSFGRKHLHFWSNSPILLWIVCFFRQFYASVEKVDYLTLRHGFAMAHLAPQQENNFDFQLYINRALEEDFTDVVGISPVLWMFAVLYFLTTTNGWYSYYWLPFIPLIIILLVGTKLQVIITKMGLRIQERGEIVKGTPLVEPGDDLFWFNRPALLLFFIHFVLFQNAYQLAFFAWSWWKFNLPSCFHKNATDIAITLSMGALIQVLCSYVTLPLYALVTQMGSTMKPVIFGDNVASAIRTWHQTAKQRAKNGRPSENVSPVRSRAASPLRGGSFTVQQKHGQLYPPSPNSSRRRSEGNPESSSRQIFDAGSHEQSEIEITLNDFSLENKLN, encoded by the exons ATGAAGCACTTGAGAAGATCAAGTCAG GATCCTGTGTCTAAGATATGTATCCCTAGGAGTGTTGGACGCTCTTGGCATCCATGTGACATAAACAAACATCTTGATGACCAATATCTTGATCCATGTAGAATTAAG GGGAAACTCCAATTTGCTTCAAAATATGCAATTCACCAACTCCACATTTTTATCTTTGTGTTAGCAGTTGCACATGTGTTGTATTGTATTACAACTTTGGGAATTGGCAAACTAAGG ATGAGGACATGGAGAGCTTGGGAGGATGAATCTAAAACAATAGAGTACCAATTCTATAACG ATCCGGAGAGATTTAGATTTACAAGACAAACATCATTTGGACGTAAACATTTGCATTTCTGGAGCAACTCTCCAATTCTTCTCTGGATA GTTTGTTTCTTCAGACAGTTCTATGCATCGGTTGAAAAAGTAGACTATCTTACCCTTAGACATGGCTTTGCAATG GCACATTTAGCACCTCAGCAAGAAAATAATTTCGATTTCCAGTTGTATATTAATAGAGCACTTGAAGAAGATTTTACAGACGTCGTGGGAATAAG TCCAGTGTTATGGATGTTTGCAGTTCTCTACTTTCTCACAACTACCAATG GTTGGTATTCATACTATTGGCTGCCATTCATTCCTTTAATT ATTATATTACTGGTGGGCACAAAATTACAAGTAATTATAACAAAAATGGGATTAAGGATTCAAGAAAGAGGAGAGATTGTTAAAGGGACACCATTAGTTGAACCAGGAGATGATCTTTTCTGGTTTAATCGCCCTGCTCTTTTGCTCTTCTTCATTCACTTTGTTCTCTTTCag AATGCATATCAACTTGCTTTCTTTGCTTGGAGCTGG TGGAAATTTAATTTACCATCTTGCTTCCACAAGAATGCAACAGACATAGCCATAACACTTTCCATGGG GGCTCTCATTCAAGTTCTTTGTAGCTACGTGACACTCCCCCTATATGCCTTGGTTACTCAG ATGGGATCAACGATGAAACCAGTTATCTTTGGTGACAACGTGGCATCCGCGATACGGACATGGCATCAGACAGCAAAGCAACGGGCAAAAAACGGGCGTCCATCGGAAAATGTGAGTCCAGTGAGAAGCAGGGCAGCGTCACCATTGCGTGGAGGTTCCTTCACAGTTCAACAAAAACATGGACAATTATATCCTCCATCACCTAATTCTTCGCGGAGGAGGAGTGAAGGTAATCCAGAATCGAGTTCTAGGCAAATCTTTGATGCTGGAAGTCATGAACAATCTGAAATTGAGATTACCTTGAATGATTTCTCACttgaaaacaaattaaattga